One stretch of Oceanipulchritudo coccoides DNA includes these proteins:
- a CDS encoding DJ-1 family glyoxalase III: MSNALVIIMEGVEELEAIAPVDLLRRAGATVTVASASSSLEIIGRNGIRVTADMPFAEAEGKAFDLVVVPGGPGHADLLEHKGLLDLLVRQNTAGRLIGSICAGPVVLNQAGVLEGKKFTSFPGTADLLPDRDAQSAVVVDGNIITSQGAGTALVFALALIKALFGQNKRDEIADSICFSD; the protein is encoded by the coding sequence ATGAGCAACGCACTTGTCATCATTATGGAAGGCGTGGAAGAATTGGAGGCCATCGCGCCGGTCGACCTGCTTCGGCGCGCGGGAGCCACCGTCACGGTTGCTTCAGCAAGCAGTTCCTTGGAGATCATTGGGCGCAACGGAATCCGGGTCACCGCGGACATGCCATTTGCGGAAGCAGAGGGAAAGGCCTTCGATCTGGTTGTTGTTCCGGGCGGGCCCGGCCATGCGGACCTTCTTGAACATAAAGGTCTTCTTGATCTTCTAGTCCGACAAAATACGGCGGGCCGCTTGATTGGATCCATTTGCGCGGGTCCGGTTGTCCTGAATCAGGCAGGAGTACTGGAGGGGAAAAAATTTACCTCTTTTCCTGGAACAGCCGATCTACTGCCGGATCGTGATGCCCAATCGGCGGTTGTGGTGGACGGGAACATCATCACGTCTCAAGGTGCGGGAACCGCGCTTGTTTTCGCCCTCGCTCTTATAAAGGCGCTATTTGGTCAGAATAAACGGGACGAAATCGCCGACTCTATCTGCTTTTCTGATTAA
- a CDS encoding PD40 domain-containing protein, whose amino-acid sequence MNLKISRLTVSLIFLCLGSLLPAQNPINLGDVVGSATVTTRTVQITGSPASLVNDAARLFDLHGGYKRVVDRADFTLQFQSAGPTTVALEILSGGKSLWKSSFQGSSQNDALYAAADAAVSRTLGIPGFFRSQVAFISDRTGSAEVYMSDILFKGIRQLTRDRSQCLSPNLSPDGQTVLYTSYHGTGFPDIYRIDLRTGKRTVFAGFKGTNTGATFGPDGRQVAMILSGSGNSEVYITNNQGRQLRRLTRSASLEADPSWSPDGRRIIFTSDQMGGPQIYTMDVQGRSVSRVRTDISRNCSEPTWNPVDSGKIAFTAAVAGEFEVAVYSFKENKSTIISKGAGDAVHPVWLRDGRHLVYTERTPRYSRLMILDSLTGNRMRLSPSELNNAREASPAYLGN is encoded by the coding sequence ATGAATTTGAAAATTTCCCGCCTAACAGTATCTCTAATCTTCTTGTGCCTTGGGTCTTTGCTTCCCGCACAAAACCCGATCAATCTGGGTGATGTCGTCGGCTCTGCCACGGTCACGACTCGGACGGTCCAGATTACGGGTTCCCCGGCTTCGCTAGTGAATGATGCCGCCCGGCTATTTGATTTGCACGGCGGTTACAAACGGGTGGTGGACCGGGCTGATTTTACGCTGCAATTCCAGTCAGCTGGGCCCACAACGGTGGCCCTTGAGATTCTGTCTGGAGGAAAATCCCTCTGGAAAAGTAGTTTTCAGGGAAGCTCCCAGAATGATGCCCTGTATGCAGCCGCAGATGCGGCAGTTTCTCGGACCCTCGGTATTCCGGGTTTTTTCCGGAGCCAGGTCGCCTTTATTTCCGACCGGACCGGGTCGGCGGAAGTGTATATGTCAGACATTCTGTTCAAGGGAATCCGTCAGCTAACCCGCGATCGGTCCCAGTGCTTATCGCCAAACCTTTCCCCCGACGGCCAGACGGTCCTTTACACGAGCTACCACGGGACAGGTTTCCCTGATATTTACCGCATTGATCTCAGGACGGGGAAGCGGACAGTTTTCGCGGGCTTCAAGGGGACCAATACGGGTGCCACCTTCGGGCCAGATGGTCGTCAGGTCGCCATGATTCTCAGCGGTTCGGGAAACTCGGAAGTTTATATCACCAATAATCAAGGTCGCCAGTTGCGGCGCTTGACCCGGTCCGCCAGCTTGGAGGCGGATCCATCCTGGTCACCGGATGGGCGGCGGATTATTTTTACCTCAGATCAGATGGGTGGCCCGCAAATTTACACGATGGACGTCCAGGGTCGTTCCGTTAGCCGTGTCCGAACGGATATCAGCCGGAATTGCTCCGAACCGACATGGAACCCCGTCGATTCCGGAAAGATTGCCTTTACAGCCGCGGTCGCGGGAGAGTTCGAGGTGGCGGTTTATTCCTTCAAGGAGAATAAGAGCACGATAATTTCCAAGGGTGCCGGCGACGCTGTTCATCCAGTCTGGCTTCGTGATGGCCGCCACTTAGTTTATACCGAAAGAACGCCCCGTTACAGTCGCCTGATGATTCTGGATTCCTTAACCGGGAACCGCATGCGGCTGAGTCCTTCTGAGCTCAACAATGCCCGCGAGGCCTCTCCGGCCTATTTGGGTAATTAA
- a CDS encoding Mrp/NBP35 family ATP-binding protein produces MLDKEIIRSALKAVKYPGFSRDIVSFGLVDNISVDGSSVSVRLSITTGDNTIPTQIKSSVENVLGQLDGVERVQVDIVVQQPKGAAAGSTDKTAVMPGVKKIIAVASGKGGVGKSTVATNLACALDRQLRYQSDYKGVGILDCDIYGPSVPLMMGIGSRPEIEDEKIIPPKNYGIKVMSMALLIDESSPVVWRGPMINNAISQFAKHVAWGELDVLVVDLPPGTGDAQLSLVQTLPVDGALIVTTPQAVAVNVARRGAMMFEKVNVPIIGVCENMSYLDAGEGRRVHIFGEGGGQWTAEALGAPLLGQIPLDSEIREGGDRGVPISIAYPDSPAAKVFQTMAETILKTV; encoded by the coding sequence ATGTTAGATAAAGAAATTATCCGCAGCGCTCTAAAGGCCGTCAAATATCCAGGATTCAGCCGGGACATTGTCTCATTCGGACTGGTCGACAATATCTCGGTGGATGGAAGCTCTGTTTCTGTCCGGCTCAGTATCACGACTGGTGACAATACAATCCCCACGCAAATCAAGTCGTCGGTCGAGAATGTCCTTGGCCAGCTTGACGGCGTTGAGCGCGTGCAGGTTGATATTGTTGTCCAACAGCCGAAAGGGGCAGCTGCCGGATCGACAGACAAGACCGCTGTCATGCCGGGTGTAAAAAAGATAATCGCCGTGGCAAGCGGCAAGGGGGGCGTAGGCAAGTCAACTGTCGCCACCAACCTGGCCTGTGCCCTAGACCGTCAATTGCGTTACCAGAGCGATTACAAGGGTGTCGGGATACTCGATTGCGATATCTACGGCCCGTCGGTGCCTCTCATGATGGGCATTGGCTCGCGCCCGGAAATTGAGGACGAAAAAATAATTCCACCTAAAAACTATGGCATCAAGGTCATGTCGATGGCCCTTCTTATCGACGAGAGCTCTCCTGTTGTCTGGCGCGGGCCCATGATCAACAACGCCATCTCTCAGTTTGCCAAGCATGTCGCCTGGGGCGAGCTGGATGTATTGGTGGTAGACCTCCCGCCGGGAACAGGCGATGCACAACTTTCCCTTGTCCAAACGCTTCCGGTCGACGGTGCGCTGATTGTGACCACCCCCCAGGCTGTCGCTGTCAATGTGGCCCGAAGGGGAGCCATGATGTTCGAAAAAGTGAATGTGCCGATTATCGGCGTTTGTGAGAACATGAGTTACCTTGACGCCGGTGAGGGCCGCCGTGTCCATATTTTTGGCGAGGGGGGCGGCCAGTGGACAGCGGAAGCCCTCGGGGCCCCTCTGCTTGGTCAAATCCCTCTCGACAGTGAAATCCGCGAAGGAGGCGACCGGGGCGTACCGATCTCCATTGCGTATCCGGATAGCCCGGCGGCCAAGGTGTTCCAGACGATGGCCGAGACGATCCTCAAAACCGTGTAA
- a CDS encoding VUT family protein, translating into MRAAIIYTLAILVANLTATLFLPFEIAPGTGILVSVGTLVFGITFTQRDRMHSRGRRFVYAVIGISAVLNLFMLVSFSYLWGQWVINLFDNREWAWLSESAAMLKDNGWRVFLASFLAIIIAESADTEVFHYYRDRSWMTRVFRSNAVSIPVDSILFNLIAFAGSSFFPLIVLIKVILGEIVSKFLVGLAYAWLYPKREAEKK; encoded by the coding sequence ATGCGCGCCGCTATCATTTATACCTTGGCCATACTTGTGGCCAATTTAACCGCTACCCTGTTTCTCCCATTCGAAATAGCCCCGGGAACAGGGATTCTCGTTTCCGTTGGAACCCTCGTCTTTGGCATCACCTTTACCCAGCGCGACCGCATGCACTCGCGCGGCCGTCGCTTTGTCTACGCCGTCATCGGGATTTCCGCAGTCCTCAACCTGTTCATGCTGGTCAGTTTCAGTTATCTCTGGGGCCAGTGGGTCATCAACTTGTTTGACAACCGGGAATGGGCCTGGCTTTCAGAATCCGCAGCCATGTTGAAAGACAACGGGTGGCGGGTCTTTTTGGCATCTTTCCTCGCCATTATCATTGCCGAGTCTGCGGATACCGAGGTGTTCCATTACTATCGGGACCGCTCCTGGATGACCCGGGTTTTCCGTTCCAACGCCGTGAGCATTCCCGTGGATTCAATCCTCTTTAACCTGATCGCCTTCGCGGGGAGCAGCTTTTTCCCTCTGATCGTTTTGATAAAGGTGATCCTGGGAGAAATTGTATCAAAGTTCCTCGTCGGCCTGGCCTACGCATGGCTTTACCCAAAACGCGAAGCCGAAAAAAAATAA
- a CDS encoding SulP family inorganic anion transporter, whose amino-acid sequence MRVIRSIHKVLSEFKRRNHLDYFPLRRSLRGYNTIQAKGDLRAGINVALLAFPQGMAYAAIAGLPIQYGIFASAIAAMLGPIFSGSRFIVLGPTNATSVLVFASFLSLGVMADEKIPLISLTVLLSGIFLVMGAFLKVANLIQYISRSVVTGYITAAAIYIIVNQLKKALGFEITLPQGSTFLTVIWLTLKGLPATHWPTFLLSVTAFGLYWVLDRRYKLLPNVAITLVVMSVAGFAMNNLLGNFTDLAPVITLTAVDATQWRFSFPDISGDLVSQVASVSLVIAFLSVLEGTSIGKSLASRAGQKLDSNQEMLGMGIANIGCAFYQGMPASGSLTRSQLNWVSGAFTPMASIISGIICAIGAYSLGPFTRFIPVSVLAVLVIAIGFSLINRHVIRVVWNATGSDRIVFATTFLAALLIRLDFAIILGTATSVLLFLRKAAQPELTEFTQDDAGQLTPLSDQDSEATPEISIVHVEGDLFFGASEIFRDQMRRVCEKASLKIVVLKMRNAYHLDATSVLALEELIRYMREQDRTLLITEVRKDAIRIFKNSGLIEVIGRENIFPDNPSNPTIATAKALRRAMQLMGGKEADVRIYLGKSKKAAT is encoded by the coding sequence TTGCGAGTCATCCGGTCCATTCACAAGGTTCTCTCTGAATTCAAGCGGCGTAACCACTTGGATTACTTCCCCTTGCGGAGAAGCCTGAGAGGATACAACACAATACAGGCAAAAGGAGACCTCCGGGCCGGAATCAATGTCGCCCTGCTCGCCTTCCCGCAGGGAATGGCCTACGCAGCCATTGCCGGACTACCCATTCAATACGGAATATTTGCGTCGGCAATCGCGGCAATGCTGGGCCCGATTTTCTCCGGTTCACGATTTATCGTGCTTGGACCTACCAACGCGACCTCTGTTCTGGTCTTTGCCTCCTTTCTCAGCCTGGGAGTCATGGCGGATGAAAAAATCCCCCTGATTTCCCTCACCGTTCTTCTGTCCGGGATATTTCTCGTGATGGGGGCCTTCCTGAAAGTCGCCAACCTGATCCAGTACATCTCGCGATCGGTCGTGACGGGCTACATCACCGCTGCCGCCATCTACATCATCGTCAACCAGTTGAAGAAGGCCTTGGGCTTTGAGATCACCCTTCCTCAGGGATCGACCTTCCTGACCGTTATCTGGCTGACCCTTAAAGGTCTTCCAGCAACCCATTGGCCAACCTTCCTCCTATCGGTCACAGCCTTCGGACTATACTGGGTCCTTGATCGACGCTACAAACTCCTGCCAAACGTCGCCATCACCCTTGTTGTGATGTCTGTGGCAGGCTTTGCGATGAACAATCTCCTGGGCAATTTCACGGATTTAGCGCCTGTTATCACCTTGACCGCAGTCGATGCCACTCAATGGCGCTTCTCGTTCCCGGATATCAGCGGTGACCTCGTCAGCCAGGTGGCTAGCGTTTCCCTTGTCATTGCCTTTCTGTCTGTTCTGGAAGGCACTTCCATCGGCAAATCCCTCGCTTCCCGGGCCGGACAGAAGCTCGATTCAAATCAGGAAATGCTCGGGATGGGCATCGCCAATATCGGTTGCGCATTTTATCAGGGCATGCCTGCTTCCGGATCCCTCACCCGGTCGCAACTCAACTGGGTGAGTGGCGCTTTCACCCCTATGGCCAGTATCATCTCAGGGATCATCTGTGCTATTGGGGCCTATTCCCTGGGTCCATTCACGCGCTTTATCCCTGTGAGTGTCCTTGCTGTCCTGGTTATCGCTATCGGGTTTTCACTGATTAACCGCCATGTGATCCGGGTTGTCTGGAACGCCACCGGGTCAGACCGTATTGTTTTTGCGACCACCTTCCTCGCCGCCCTCCTCATCCGCCTGGATTTTGCCATAATTCTCGGCACCGCCACGTCCGTCCTACTCTTCCTTCGAAAGGCTGCCCAGCCCGAGCTGACCGAATTCACCCAGGACGATGCAGGCCAGCTGACCCCGCTGAGCGACCAGGATAGTGAGGCCACCCCGGAGATTTCCATTGTTCATGTGGAGGGAGACCTCTTCTTTGGCGCTTCCGAGATTTTTCGGGACCAGATGCGCCGCGTCTGCGAAAAAGCTTCGCTCAAGATCGTCGTTTTGAAAATGCGCAATGCCTACCACCTCGACGCGACGAGCGTTCTCGCCCTTGAGGAGCTCATTCGCTACATGCGCGAGCAGGACCGGACCCTCCTTATTACCGAAGTCAGGAAGGATGCCATCCGCATCTTTAAAAATAGCGGATTAATTGAGGTCATCGGCCGGGAAAACATCTTTCCGGATAACCCGAGCAATCCCACTATCGCCACTGCCAAAGCCCTCAGGCGGGCCATGCAATTGATGGGTGGAAAGGAAGCTGATGTCAGGATTTATCTCGGAAAATCAAAGAAAGCAGCCACGTGA
- a CDS encoding HPr family phosphocarrier protein — MEKAIELTVSNKMGIHARPAAMIVRVANKYGADVIVEKDDEQVNGKSIMGLMMLAAGNGSTLRFVASGNDADKLLSEMQALFERKFEES; from the coding sequence ATGGAAAAAGCTATAGAACTGACTGTCTCCAACAAGATGGGGATTCACGCCCGCCCGGCGGCAATGATCGTACGCGTTGCCAACAAGTACGGGGCGGATGTGATCGTCGAGAAGGATGACGAACAGGTGAACGGTAAATCCATTATGGGCCTGATGATGCTCGCCGCTGGCAACGGCTCGACCCTGCGCTTTGTGGCCAGCGGAAACGACGCGGATAAATTGCTCTCGGAAATGCAGGCGCTCTTCGAACGCAAGTTCGAGGAATCCTGA
- the rpmH gene encoding 50S ribosomal protein L34, with protein sequence MQPTYRPSRIKRARKCGFRARKATRGGRKILRERRARGRHKLSD encoded by the coding sequence ATGCAACCGACATATCGACCATCCCGAATCAAAAGAGCACGTAAATGTGGTTTTCGTGCCCGTAAAGCCACCCGCGGTGGCCGTAAAATCCTCAGGGAGCGCCGCGCACGCGGTCGCCACAAGCTGAGCGATTAA
- the rnpA gene encoding ribonuclease P protein component has protein sequence MRYRRHQHLRTSTDFLEIRASGKKWRCGFFYVNFLPRPGPEKAVRRIGVIASKRVGNAVERNRAKRLLREVFRLNQEILPESCDIVLVARANIRNAVLGDLEQNFRDAVHKLNPPNA, from the coding sequence ATGCGGTATAGGCGTCACCAGCACCTTCGTACTTCAACGGATTTCCTCGAAATTCGCGCTTCCGGCAAGAAATGGAGGTGCGGATTTTTTTATGTCAATTTCCTGCCTCGCCCGGGCCCTGAAAAGGCGGTCCGGCGCATTGGAGTAATCGCCTCCAAACGGGTTGGAAATGCCGTTGAAAGAAACCGGGCCAAGCGATTATTGCGGGAAGTTTTTCGCCTGAATCAGGAAATTCTCCCGGAATCCTGCGATATTGTGCTGGTTGCGCGGGCAAATATTCGGAATGCCGTGTTAGGTGACCTTGAACAGAACTTCCGGGATGCCGTCCATAAACTCAACCCCCCGAACGCTTGA
- the yidD gene encoding membrane protein insertion efficiency factor YidD: MKILSAIKNLLRIAFTGVLLAVLYIYKYAISPVLHMVAPGSGCRFTPTCSEYAIEAMRSHGPFRGGWLALRRIAKCHPWGGHGYDPVPNSCSCTSHPDPQHPSPFNKSQKARNAQLGK; encoded by the coding sequence TTGAAAATCCTCTCTGCCATCAAGAATCTCCTTCGGATCGCCTTCACGGGCGTCCTTCTGGCAGTGTTGTACATTTATAAATACGCCATTTCACCGGTTCTCCACATGGTTGCTCCCGGCAGCGGGTGCCGATTTACTCCGACCTGTTCAGAATATGCCATCGAGGCCATGCGAAGCCACGGCCCTTTCCGTGGCGGCTGGCTTGCCTTGAGGCGCATCGCGAAGTGCCACCCATGGGGGGGGCACGGCTACGACCCCGTACCCAATAGTTGTTCTTGCACCTCGCATCCTGATCCCCAGCATCCTTCACCTTTCAACAAATCCCAAAAAGCGCGCAACGCCCAGTTGGGGAAATAA
- the yidC gene encoding membrane protein insertase YidC, whose translation MDKKSILLGIVFLAGGFLLMTYNGMQETKARQEKLLQQASENEQALRESDWDTAPTNPDETAFAPAETGPPPIEERIETATPIVDRPEEVLVTLENRDLAVTLSSYGGAIGEIVLKNYPNENPHTNENPNPVVLNKVSDQQALALNRSTGSQMAPMARFYELVRQTDSSATFKATLPSGLVITREYTLSMGDDPDSPNPYVISHITSLSNASSQAIILDRAFLNIGTAAPTAADYMGFNLNASYFENGDYDNIPASKFAGGGFIFKREPKEFIEERGVIQWGAVKNQFFVTIFTPERPAEGLIARGIRFPQDPKTGKVPTGVTAALEFGIPILQPGEKHVVSGGFYAGPKNHDRLSQLGNKQEDVMQLGWFLGMFLGAISFVATMLLTLMGGIHNLLGNWGLAIIITTFVIRLLLWPLTAKAARSSKRMQELQKPLQEIREKYQDNPQKLNAEMMKLWKRHKINPLSGCWPVLIQFPIFISFFNLLRNSSDLRFAEFLWIHDLSMPDATIPIPGDAALPFIGTAINILPFIWVVSMYFQMKMMPTPSIDNAQTKIIKWMPFIFFPFTYYFSSGLVLYWTTTNCFSIFQQWITNRTRDEEDVAIEEEIAEMEDKKKGKLPSGPLISKKKKNRKKDSR comes from the coding sequence ATGGATAAGAAAAGCATACTTCTCGGCATTGTCTTCCTCGCTGGCGGATTCCTGCTCATGACCTACAATGGCATGCAGGAAACCAAAGCCCGTCAGGAAAAGCTTCTGCAACAAGCCAGTGAAAACGAGCAGGCACTTCGTGAAAGCGATTGGGATACGGCACCGACAAATCCTGACGAAACAGCTTTTGCACCAGCGGAGACCGGCCCCCCGCCAATTGAGGAACGGATCGAAACCGCCACTCCCATCGTGGACCGGCCAGAGGAAGTCCTCGTGACCCTTGAAAACAGGGATCTGGCGGTGACCTTATCCTCTTATGGCGGTGCCATTGGAGAGATTGTCCTTAAAAACTATCCCAACGAAAATCCGCACACCAACGAAAACCCGAATCCGGTTGTCCTGAACAAGGTTTCAGATCAGCAAGCGCTTGCCCTGAACCGCTCAACCGGCTCCCAGATGGCCCCCATGGCCCGTTTCTATGAGCTTGTCAGGCAAACCGATTCTTCGGCCACTTTCAAAGCAACCTTGCCCAGTGGGCTGGTAATCACCCGCGAATACACGCTATCCATGGGCGATGATCCGGACAGCCCGAATCCGTATGTGATTTCCCATATCACTTCATTATCGAATGCCTCAAGCCAAGCCATCATTCTTGACCGGGCCTTTCTGAATATCGGTACAGCGGCCCCGACCGCCGCCGATTATATGGGCTTCAACCTGAATGCCTCCTATTTTGAAAACGGCGACTACGATAACATTCCCGCCAGTAAATTCGCTGGAGGGGGTTTTATCTTTAAGCGGGAACCCAAGGAGTTCATTGAAGAACGGGGTGTCATCCAATGGGGTGCTGTAAAAAACCAGTTCTTTGTCACCATTTTCACGCCGGAAAGGCCAGCAGAGGGTCTCATTGCACGGGGCATCCGCTTCCCGCAGGATCCAAAGACCGGCAAAGTACCGACAGGGGTCACTGCGGCGCTTGAATTTGGCATACCCATCCTTCAACCCGGTGAAAAACATGTTGTGAGTGGTGGCTTCTACGCTGGTCCGAAAAACCACGACCGCCTGTCACAGCTTGGCAATAAGCAGGAGGACGTGATGCAGCTTGGCTGGTTCCTTGGAATGTTCCTCGGGGCAATCAGTTTTGTCGCCACCATGTTGCTCACACTGATGGGCGGGATTCACAATCTGCTCGGTAACTGGGGCCTCGCCATCATTATCACCACTTTTGTCATCCGCCTGCTCCTGTGGCCCCTGACGGCGAAGGCAGCCCGCTCCTCCAAACGGATGCAGGAATTGCAGAAACCGCTTCAGGAGATCCGGGAGAAGTACCAGGACAACCCGCAAAAACTGAATGCGGAGATGATGAAGCTATGGAAAAGGCACAAGATCAACCCGCTGTCCGGCTGCTGGCCCGTCTTGATACAGTTCCCGATCTTTATCTCATTTTTCAACCTGCTGCGCAATTCATCCGACCTGCGCTTTGCAGAATTTCTCTGGATTCATGATCTATCCATGCCGGATGCGACCATTCCCATTCCCGGGGATGCCGCGCTCCCTTTTATCGGAACGGCCATCAATATCCTCCCCTTCATCTGGGTTGTCTCCATGTACTTCCAGATGAAGATGATGCCCACCCCATCCATCGATAATGCCCAGACAAAGATTATCAAATGGATGCCTTTCATCTTCTTCCCCTTCACTTACTACTTCTCGAGCGGACTTGTCCTCTACTGGACCACAACCAACTGCTTCTCCATCTTCCAGCAGTGGATTACAAACCGCACCCGCGACGAAGAGGACGTTGCCATTGAGGAGGAAATTGCTGAAATGGAAGACAAGAAAAAGGGCAAGCTCCCTTCCGGGCCGCTCATTTCGAAGAAAAAGAAGAACCGGAAAAAGGATTCCCGCTAA
- a CDS encoding YebC/PmpR family DNA-binding transcriptional regulator encodes MSGHSKWATTKRHKAAIDAKRGKIFSAISKDLTLAARNGGGDPEFNPRLRTFINKAKAANMPADNIDRAIKKGTGELPGVEYFELLYEGYGPGGIGIIVQVTTDNKNRAASEVRSTFSKQGGNLAQPGSVQHFFTRQGQFLIDSAKATEDQLMEIGLENGAEDIINNDDHFEMRCAMTEFDDLSSALEKAGVEPDSAELAYIPGNVTPLEDKETVQKLLRLTSALEDLDDVQNVYDNSEFDASLIDDEEA; translated from the coding sequence ATGTCAGGACACAGCAAATGGGCGACGACGAAGCGCCACAAAGCCGCCATCGATGCCAAACGTGGCAAAATTTTCAGTGCCATTTCCAAGGACTTGACCTTGGCGGCCCGTAACGGGGGAGGCGACCCCGAGTTCAATCCGCGCCTTCGTACGTTCATCAACAAGGCCAAAGCGGCCAATATGCCGGCAGACAATATCGACCGGGCCATAAAGAAGGGGACCGGTGAACTTCCGGGAGTGGAATACTTTGAGTTGTTATACGAGGGGTATGGCCCGGGCGGTATCGGAATCATCGTCCAGGTGACGACTGACAATAAAAACCGTGCCGCCAGCGAGGTCCGGTCCACATTCTCCAAACAGGGAGGCAATCTTGCCCAACCGGGATCCGTACAACACTTTTTCACCCGGCAGGGTCAGTTTCTCATTGATTCGGCGAAAGCCACCGAAGACCAGTTGATGGAAATCGGGCTCGAAAACGGGGCTGAGGACATCATTAACAACGATGACCATTTCGAAATGCGCTGCGCCATGACTGAGTTTGACGACTTGTCATCCGCTCTTGAAAAAGCGGGTGTTGAGCCGGACAGCGCCGAGCTCGCCTACATTCCGGGAAACGTCACGCCGCTCGAGGACAAGGAAACGGTGCAAAAACTTCTTCGTCTGACAAGTGCTCTGGAGGATCTGGACGATGTCCAGAACGTCTACGACAACTCCGAGTTTGACGCCAGCCTGATAGACGACGAAGAAGCCTAG
- a CDS encoding type II secretion system F family protein has translation MATSTAAAPGRSSSMSGKKKVSFWESQRLAKVKQYEKQAKRKKIKLDQLTIFTQQLSSMLEAGLPLVSALEALQDQTEDPVFQIIIRNVRHDVSGGTAFSEAVTKYPNAFPNLFTSMVEAGEASGGLASILGKVAIYFEDTVKLTKKVKSAMTYPIAVIALAVALVQVLLIFVIPVFADMFSSFGKELPKPTLLLIATSNFLKSYIIYLIIGFIGLWYLIKRIVKTPRGRRAKDVFFMKVPILGDLLQKIALSRFCRTYAILLRSGVPILRTLEIVSNASGNTYIERSCKDISRNISQGGQLSETIADIPYFPPTVKHMARAGEQTGNVDGMMGKIADFYDAEIETTVDSLTSLMEPALIVFLGIVIGSIVMAMFLPIFNLAGAIS, from the coding sequence ATGGCCACATCTACAGCAGCAGCGCCGGGCCGCTCATCCTCCATGTCTGGAAAGAAAAAAGTTTCCTTCTGGGAGAGTCAGCGACTGGCAAAGGTTAAACAATATGAGAAGCAGGCAAAGCGGAAGAAGATCAAGCTCGACCAGCTGACCATCTTCACCCAGCAGCTTTCTTCCATGCTTGAAGCGGGGTTGCCTCTGGTCTCCGCGCTGGAGGCACTACAGGACCAGACCGAAGATCCGGTTTTCCAGATCATCATCCGGAATGTGCGCCATGATGTATCCGGGGGTACCGCCTTCTCCGAGGCTGTGACCAAATACCCGAATGCCTTCCCGAACTTGTTCACCTCCATGGTGGAAGCCGGTGAAGCATCAGGCGGGCTGGCCAGCATTCTCGGCAAAGTCGCCATCTACTTTGAAGACACGGTCAAGCTGACCAAGAAAGTCAAAAGCGCGATGACATACCCGATTGCGGTCATTGCCCTGGCTGTGGCACTGGTTCAGGTCCTTCTCATCTTTGTTATTCCTGTCTTCGCAGATATGTTCTCCAGCTTCGGGAAAGAGCTGCCAAAGCCGACCCTCTTGCTGATCGCGACGTCCAACTTTCTCAAATCATACATCATTTACCTGATTATTGGTTTCATCGGCCTTTGGTATCTGATCAAAAGGATTGTCAAGACCCCGCGGGGCCGCCGGGCGAAGGATGTTTTCTTCATGAAAGTGCCCATTCTGGGCGACCTGCTTCAGAAAATCGCCCTTTCCCGCTTTTGCCGGACCTACGCGATTCTTCTCCGGAGCGGTGTTCCCATCCTGCGTACCCTGGAGATTGTTTCAAATGCCAGTGGTAACACCTATATCGAGCGAAGCTGCAAGGATATCAGCCGCAATATCAGCCAAGGGGGCCAACTCTCTGAAACAATTGCGGACATCCCCTACTTTCCCCCAACCGTCAAGCACATGGCGCGCGCGGGTGAACAAACCGGGAATGTGGATGGCATGATGGGCAAGATTGCCGACTTTTATGATGCTGAGATCGAGACGACAGTTGATTCCCTGACATCACTCATGGAACCAGCCTTGATTGTCTTCCTAGGGATTGTCATCGGCTCGATCGTCATGGCCATGTTCCTCCCGATCTTCAACCTTGCCGGCGCCATCTCCTGA